The Nostoc sp. 'Lobaria pulmonaria (5183) cyanobiont' genome window below encodes:
- the cas2 gene encoding CRISPR-associated endonuclease Cas2: MFYLVCYDIVSDRRRNKVAKLLEAYGLRVQKSVFECVLDENQYTTLSKYLVRLVNKREDQVRFYPMSAHTRCKIAVLGTQPQLVIDDAAYIV, from the coding sequence ATGTTCTATTTAGTATGCTACGACATTGTTAGCGATCGCCGTCGCAACAAAGTGGCTAAACTCCTAGAAGCTTACGGATTGCGGGTGCAAAAGTCGGTTTTTGAATGTGTATTAGATGAAAACCAGTACACAACTCTATCTAAATATCTTGTTCGATTAGTAAACAAACGCGAAGACCAAGTACGATTCTATCCGATGTCTGCACATACTCGTTGCAAAATCGCAGTTTTGGGTACGCAACCGCAGTTGGTAATTGACGACGCGGCGTATATTGTCTAA
- the cas1 gene encoding CRISPR-associated endonuclease Cas1 produces the protein MSTIYITEQDATLQVQHHYLKVFHQQKQCISLRINNVSQIILFGNIRLSKEVLQVVVAHQIPVLYLTANGKFIGRLENTAQRQYKYLTSQRQRARNAEFNHATAESIIWAKLHNQHTFVQSWTRHYADYTTKRALNYLTLLMDNLPLATSPNELREYSEEADKVYYSAVTSLLNFHNSCSQFNQKRINGFLNLGYQLLHQYIYTLLDTTGLHPDYAILHRDLDRELPLAWDFTAEFRAAIVDDLVLNFARNFPHTNGNGNGNGKSHPRSILQHFLQHWEGKLRTFILHPYAGEISYRQCMDLQVREYLACLLGNVDYYRPLALKFHPADSNLANITELQKTPLTLVR, from the coding sequence ATGTCCACAATTTATATCACCGAACAGGATGCAACCCTCCAAGTGCAACACCATTATTTAAAGGTGTTCCATCAACAAAAACAATGTATCAGTCTTCGGATTAATAACGTCAGCCAAATCATTCTCTTTGGTAACATCAGATTGTCAAAAGAAGTACTTCAGGTTGTAGTAGCTCATCAAATCCCAGTGCTTTATTTAACTGCAAATGGCAAATTCATCGGGAGATTAGAAAACACAGCACAACGCCAATATAAATATCTAACTTCTCAACGCCAACGCGCACGTAATGCAGAATTTAATCATGCTACTGCGGAAAGTATCATCTGGGCAAAATTGCACAATCAACATACCTTTGTGCAAAGTTGGACTCGTCATTACGCCGACTATACAACCAAGCGTGCATTAAATTACCTAACGTTGTTGATGGATAACTTACCACTAGCAACATCTCCTAATGAACTGCGCGAATATAGCGAAGAAGCAGATAAAGTTTACTACAGTGCTGTTACTTCGCTACTCAACTTTCACAATTCATGTTCACAGTTCAACCAAAAGCGCATTAATGGTTTTTTGAACCTGGGATATCAACTACTGCATCAATATATATACACCCTACTGGATACCACAGGACTTCATCCCGATTACGCAATTTTACACCGCGATTTAGATCGTGAGTTACCGTTAGCATGGGATTTTACCGCCGAATTTCGTGCTGCAATTGTTGATGACCTAGTATTAAATTTCGCCCGAAATTTTCCCCATACTAACGGAAACGGGAATGGAAATGGTAAAAGTCATCCACGAAGCATCCTCCAACATTTTCTTCAGCATTGGGAAGGAAAGTTACGTACCTTTATACTGCATCCTTACGCAGGAGAAATTAGCTACCGCCAGTGTATGGATTTACAAGTACGAGAATATCTTGCGTGTTTGCTGGGTAATGTGGACTATTACCGTCCCTTGGCTTTGAAATTTCACCCAGCCGATTCCAACCTCGCCAATATTACTGAACTCCAAAAAACACCGTTAACCCTGGTGAGGTAG
- the cas1 gene encoding CRISPR-associated endonuclease Cas1, which yields MFTLEQLHFAWSQVRAGSRSAGVDGITVDLFAASADEQLQILLRQLQLESYRVSPAQGFYLTKKSGGKRLIGIPTVRDRIIQRLLLEELYFPLEDTFLDCSYAYRPGRNIQQAVQQLFSYYQYRPAWIIKTDIAQFFDSLSWALLVTNLEALHLETTVLQLIEQHIKAGIVIAGKYINYGQGVLQGGILSGALANLYLTDFDRKCLSYNINLVRYGDDFAIACNSWSEANRIFDQITTWLGKLYLKLQPEKTQIFAPHEEFTFLGYRFANGKVYAPPPPEPRREGEWLTNASGTPYFRPKERPLKFVSRPPKACDISKPTNLPRAPISHLWQEFMTTLYVTDQGAYLSVKNQQFHVYYQRELRIKVPIVRVTSIVLFGCCNLSHGAVSLALRQRIPVMYLSQKGRYFGRLETEGMAKVEYLARQVECCKNSEFTKKQASAIVQAKLHNSRIMLMRLNRRVKSDKATQAIAQLELFMDKLPFAKDVNMLRGYEGIAATTYFQALGSLMTGEFAFEKRTKRPPTDPINSMLSLGYTLLSQNVHSLIQAVGLHTHFGNLHVPRDNHPALVSDLVEEFRALVVDSLVVYLANRNLFTIDDFTYPDERNGVYFQPHALKKFLKHWEERLQTEVTHPHTDQKLPYRRCIELQVREYIACLMGEVEVYRPMIWDK from the coding sequence ATGTTCACCCTCGAACAGCTTCATTTTGCATGGAGTCAAGTCCGTGCGGGGAGTCGCAGCGCTGGTGTGGATGGAATTACCGTTGACTTGTTTGCAGCATCTGCTGACGAACAGTTACAAATTCTGCTGCGCCAGCTACAACTTGAATCTTATCGCGTCAGCCCCGCACAAGGATTTTATTTAACCAAAAAAAGCGGCGGAAAGCGACTAATTGGCATTCCTACAGTCCGGGACAGAATTATCCAGCGTCTCCTATTGGAAGAATTATACTTCCCCTTGGAGGATACATTTCTCGATTGTAGCTATGCCTATCGTCCTGGACGCAACATTCAACAAGCCGTACAGCAGCTATTTTCTTATTACCAATATCGCCCAGCTTGGATTATCAAGACGGATATCGCCCAGTTTTTTGACAGCCTATCTTGGGCGCTGCTGGTAACTAACTTGGAAGCATTGCATCTGGAAACAACGGTACTGCAATTAATCGAACAACACATCAAAGCTGGGATTGTAATTGCGGGTAAGTACATCAATTACGGACAAGGTGTATTGCAAGGCGGGATACTTTCTGGAGCCTTAGCTAATTTATACCTGACTGATTTTGATCGAAAATGCCTCAGTTACAATATTAATTTGGTGCGGTACGGAGATGATTTTGCCATTGCTTGTAACAGTTGGTCAGAAGCAAATCGTATTTTCGACCAAATTACAACTTGGCTGGGGAAACTTTACTTAAAGTTGCAACCCGAAAAGACGCAAATTTTTGCACCCCATGAAGAGTTTACCTTTCTTGGTTATCGCTTTGCCAATGGAAAAGTTTACGCGCCACCGCCACCAGAACCGAGACGGGAAGGGGAATGGTTAACTAATGCTTCGGGCACACCTTATTTTCGTCCTAAAGAACGCCCGTTAAAATTTGTTTCCCGTCCGCCGAAAGCTTGTGATATTAGCAAGCCGACTAATTTACCTCGCGCACCAATTTCTCATCTTTGGCAGGAATTTATGACAACATTATATGTCACAGACCAAGGCGCTTATTTGAGCGTCAAAAATCAACAGTTCCATGTTTATTATCAAAGGGAATTGCGGATAAAAGTTCCCATTGTACGAGTGACGAGTATCGTGTTATTTGGTTGTTGCAATTTGTCCCACGGTGCGGTATCTCTGGCGTTGCGACAAAGAATTCCTGTCATGTATTTATCACAGAAAGGCAGGTATTTTGGGCGCTTGGAGACTGAAGGAATGGCGAAAGTTGAATATTTAGCACGTCAGGTTGAGTGCTGCAAAAATTCTGAGTTTACTAAGAAGCAAGCATCAGCTATAGTGCAAGCAAAATTGCATAATTCGAGAATTATGTTGATGCGATTAAACCGTCGGGTGAAGTCTGATAAAGCTACTCAAGCCATCGCTCAACTAGAATTATTTATGGACAAATTACCATTCGCTAAAGATGTCAATATGTTACGTGGTTATGAAGGAATAGCTGCAACAACATATTTTCAAGCTTTAGGTTCATTGATGACAGGGGAATTTGCTTTTGAGAAGCGCACTAAACGGCCTCCGACTGACCCAATTAATAGTATGCTGAGTTTAGGGTATACATTATTAAGTCAAAATGTTCATTCACTAATCCAGGCAGTAGGTTTACATACCCACTTTGGCAACTTACACGTACCTCGTGACAATCATCCAGCGTTAGTATCTGATTTAGTAGAAGAGTTTCGTGCTTTGGTTGTTGATTCTCTGGTAGTATATCTGGCAAATCGAAACCTGTTTACAATTGACGATTTTACTTACCCAGACGAACGCAATGGTGTGTATTTTCAACCCCATGCACTCAAAAAGTTTCTCAAACATTGGGAGGAAAGGCTACAAACAGAAGTGACGCATCCCCATACAGATCAGAAATTGCCTTACCGTCGGTGTATTGAGTTACAGGTACGTGAATATATTGCTTGTTTAATGGGTGAGGTTGAGGTGTATCGTCCGATGATTTGGGATAAGTAA
- a CDS encoding DUF4384 domain-containing protein gives MPKRSLVASEKGVERAKYALIRKNWTQQTLADDVGVASWATISKFFNRIPISYNIFVEVCQILDLDWQDIIAPFSPVEEPQQVLLTPLNQLWQQLQSLGSPIEEMGLVLVQTETLGWKWQANSRYEKSVRIGSYIQFEVNLESPGYLLLIQKDTSEQVWCFCPSRFAPQPQLDTGKTSLPQQGSPITSFPIEGVPGKEYILAVVTIEAPSLDWLPQGNDEPLELTEDDLIQLLEFVNASENCRVLYTEYEVK, from the coding sequence ATGCCAAAGCGATCGCTTGTTGCATCAGAAAAAGGTGTTGAAAGGGCGAAGTATGCACTCATCCGAAAAAACTGGACTCAACAAACCTTAGCTGATGATGTCGGTGTTGCATCTTGGGCGACTATCAGTAAGTTTTTTAACCGTATACCTATTAGTTACAATATTTTTGTTGAAGTTTGTCAGATTTTAGATTTAGATTGGCAAGATATAATCGCACCATTTTCTCCTGTTGAAGAACCACAACAAGTATTATTAACGCCTCTCAATCAGCTTTGGCAACAACTTCAATCACTAGGTTCCCCTATTGAAGAAATGGGATTAGTTTTAGTACAAACAGAAACATTAGGTTGGAAATGGCAAGCTAATAGCCGTTATGAAAAATCCGTGCGTATTGGTAGTTATATTCAGTTTGAAGTAAATCTTGAAAGTCCAGGATATTTATTACTAATACAAAAGGATACATCAGAGCAAGTATGGTGTTTTTGTCCATCACGTTTCGCTCCCCAGCCACAATTAGATACAGGTAAAACTAGTCTACCTCAACAGGGTTCACCCATCACATCTTTTCCGATCGAAGGTGTGCCAGGTAAGGAATATATCTTAGCAGTAGTGACTATAGAAGCGCCTAGTCTCGACTGGCTACCGCAAGGAAATGATGAACCATTAGAACTAACAGAAGATGATCTGATTCAGTTACTAGAGTTTGTCAATGCAAGTGAAAATTGTCGAGTTTTGTATACAGAATACGAGGTAAAGTAA
- a CDS encoding transposase — protein sequence MLGLFLAADGKPLPHYSKSKSESALSRFLNTYKWPTRKLIRHLRQQAIEQVNSHCPLGRKAFLQVIIDLTTLEKCGQFKAFKNLITVYNGKRGLHIVVLYLVVGQWRIPWNFRVWRGKGTASPSQIALRMVRHLPKDLTKRFRVKILADTAFGTKDFINNLRKLKYHAVIGIGCNRKLVNGYPVKLLHRRGQQVRLVGLDFPVTLSXYYFKRDNGQFVKRYVISTQPLKASTISWWGKRRWKIEGWFKTAKYRFGLDRFGQGTLLGIYRWLVLSITAYLLAYWTYLSSCFPDSLDWGQAAFLALSTFLPHLVLSLLLLDIERLRPLALSHGIDITISRCKI from the coding sequence ATGTTAGGGCTGTTTCTAGCAGCAGACGGAAAACCTTTGCCACACTACAGTAAATCCAAATCTGAAAGTGCTTTAAGTAGATTTTTGAATACCTATAAATGGCCTACTCGCAAGCTAATTCGCCATCTTCGCCAACAGGCAATTGAGCAAGTTAACAGTCATTGTCCATTGGGAAGAAAAGCGTTTCTACAAGTAATAATTGACCTGACAACTTTAGAGAAATGTGGTCAATTTAAAGCATTTAAAAATCTAATAACCGTTTACAACGGGAAACGAGGCTTGCATATAGTAGTTTTATATTTGGTAGTTGGACAATGGCGTATACCCTGGAATTTTCGTGTCTGGAGAGGTAAAGGGACGGCTAGTCCGTCTCAAATAGCATTACGAATGGTACGTCATTTACCCAAAGATTTAACCAAACGATTTCGGGTAAAAATTCTCGCTGATACTGCTTTTGGTACTAAGGATTTTATCAACAATCTTCGGAAACTAAAATATCATGCTGTTATTGGTATTGGTTGTAATCGCAAGTTGGTTAATGGTTATCCAGTTAAACTTCTACATCGTCGAGGACAACAAGTCCGACTTGTTGGATTAGATTTCCCTGTTACTCTTTCTTNGTATTACTTCAAACGCGATAATGGTCAGTTTGTTAAAAGATATGTTATCTCTACACAACCTCTTAAAGCCAGTACTATTTCCTGGTGGGGTAAACGCCGTTGGAAAATTGAAGGTTGGTTTAAAACTGCTAAATATCGCTTTGGTTTAGATAGATTTGGACAAGGTACTCTTTTAGGAATTTATCGTTGGTTAGTCTTGTCTATTACTGCCTATTTATTAGCATATTGGACGTATCTTTCATCCTGTTTCCCTGATTCTTTAGACTGGGGTCAAGCTGCTTTCCTTGCACTATCTACTTTTTTACCTCATTTAGTCTTGTCTTTATTGCTACTAGACATTGAACGGCTTCGGCCCTTAGCACTTAGTCATGGAATTGACATTACTATTTCCAGGTGCAAGATATGA
- a CDS encoding tyrosine-type recombinase/integrase → MNYNTDSLPAIKLISLDGENPLNIQGIRSTKTSAPTDIRWVKVLEFLRSNNLALNSRKLYERELKRFLAWSELHYHELRPRHLALYKEYLRDEIRTDAGKPLSKSSINASIAALKSFFKWMCYTYPDIISTNPTLGIKLEKVPLPPAQSLTPEQMERVWSALELLGETKQRDTALLHILSHGLRAGEVVQLNVGSFDGKLLFLPDTKTNEPRLVPLRKESREVLAEYLLTREERSEVLNSDSPLMISHHASYKGERLSYHGIYFAVEKIGEIAHIEDLHPHSFRHTYATDLLLLGVDPSHARKLTGHQSEKAFRRYTLRSEQEAAIAAYYRAIGEEAE, encoded by the coding sequence ATGAACTACAACACAGATTCTTTACCTGCAATCAAACTTATCTCTCTTGATGGTGAAAATCCATTGAATATTCAAGGAATAAGGAGTACAAAAACGTCTGCACCTACGGATATTCGGTGGGTAAAGGTACTGGAGTTTTTACGCAGCAATAACCTTGCACTCAATAGCCGCAAGCTTTATGAACGTGAACTGAAGCGTTTTTTGGCTTGGAGTGAACTACATTATCATGAACTGCGCCCACGTCACCTTGCGCTATATAAAGAATACCTAAGAGATGAAATACGGACTGATGCAGGTAAACCGCTTTCCAAAAGCAGTATCAATGCTTCGATTGCGGCACTTAAAAGCTTTTTCAAATGGATGTGCTATACATATCCTGACATAATTTCTACTAATCCCACGCTGGGGATAAAACTGGAAAAAGTACCTCTACCACCAGCCCAGAGTTTAACCCCAGAACAGATGGAACGGGTGTGGTCAGCGTTGGAGTTATTGGGAGAAACAAAGCAACGCGATACAGCACTTCTTCACATTCTCAGTCATGGACTCCGGGCTGGGGAAGTTGTACAGCTAAATGTTGGATCATTTGATGGCAAACTGCTGTTTTTACCAGACACCAAAACGAATGAACCGCGCTTAGTTCCACTGCGAAAAGAGAGTCGGGAAGTTTTAGCAGAGTATTTGCTTACGCGAGAAGAAAGGAGTGAGGTGTTAAACAGCGACTCCCCACTGATGATTTCACACCATGCTTCATACAAGGGCGAACGCTTAAGTTATCACGGCATTTACTTCGCTGTGGAAAAAATCGGTGAAATAGCTCACATTGAGGACTTACATCCTCACTCCTTTCGTCACACCTACGCTACTGACTTATTGCTATTGGGAGTTGACCCCAGCCATGCCCGTAAGCTGACTGGACATCAAAGTGAGAAAGCGTTTCGACGGTATACCCTTCGCAGTGAACAAGAAGCTGCGATCGCTGCTTACTATCGCGCGATTGGCGAAGAAGCGGAGTAA
- a CDS encoding XisI protein yields MDKLTQYRQIVQQLLREYAEIGSPDPDVETQIVFDTERDHYQLMNVGWKNQRRVYGCFLHIDIKDGKVWLQHNGTEYEVAEQLANLGIPKQDIVIGFHSAFKRQFTDYAVS; encoded by the coding sequence GTGGATAAACTAACACAGTATCGACAAATCGTGCAACAACTGCTACGTGAATATGCAGAAATTGGTAGTCCTGATCCAGATGTAGAAACACAAATAGTCTTTGATACTGAACGCGACCACTACCAATTGATGAATGTGGGGTGGAAAAATCAACGCCGCGTTTATGGTTGTTTTTTACACATTGATATTAAAGATGGTAAAGTCTGGCTGCAACACAATGGTACAGAATACGAAGTTGCTGAACAATTGGCAAATTTAGGAATTCCTAAGCAAGATATTGTGATTGGATTTCACTCTGCTTTTAAACGCCAGTTTACAGATTATGCAGTTAGTTAA
- a CDS encoding element excision factor XisH family protein produces the protein MPARDVFHNAVKHGLIANGWKITHDPLPVSFELGDMYIDLGAEKLLAAQRGEEKIAVEIKSFVRTSAIYEFHTALGQFINYRLALFEQEPERTLYLAVPIDAYSSFFTIRLVQNIIRIHQLKLIVYNPETEEIVEWIN, from the coding sequence ATGCCAGCAAGAGATGTTTTTCACAATGCAGTCAAGCATGGATTAATTGCCAATGGATGGAAAATTACCCATGACCCATTGCCAGTTAGTTTTGAATTGGGGGATATGTATATTGATTTGGGTGCTGAAAAACTTTTGGCCGCCCAAAGAGGGGAGGAAAAAATTGCGGTAGAGATTAAAAGTTTTGTCAGAACTTCAGCAATCTACGAATTTCATACAGCATTAGGACAATTTATTAACTACCGTCTGGCACTTTTTGAGCAAGAACCAGAACGCACATTGTATTTAGCAGTACCAATTGATGCTTACAGTTCATTTTTTACAATTAGGCTCGTACAAAATATTATCCGCATTCATCAACTGAAATTAATAGTTTATAACCCAGAAACAGAGGAGATAGTGGAGTGGATAAACTAA
- a CDS encoding transposase → METILAHAHTLMYTILALMPSRYQRGNLEAMLGLFLAADGKPLPHYSKSKSESALSRFLNTYKWPTRKLIRHLRQQAIEQVNSHCPLGRKAFLQVIIDLTTLEKCGQFKAFKNLITVYNGKRGLHIVVLYLVVGQWRIPWNFRVWRGKGTASPSQIALRMVRHLPKDLTKRFRVKILADTAFGTKDFINNLRKLKYHAVIGIGCNRKLVNGYPVKLLHRRGQQVRLVGLDFPVTLSWYYFKRDNGQFVKRYVISTQPLKASTISWWGKRRWKIEGWFKTAKYRFGLDRFGQGTLLGIYRWLVLSITAYLLAYWTYLSSCFPDSLDWGQAAFLALSTFLPHLVLSLLLLDIERLRPLALSHGIDITISRCKI, encoded by the coding sequence ATGGAAACCATTCTTGCCCACGCCCATACCCTAATGTATACGATTCTGGCATTGATGCCTAGCCGTTATCAACGAGGCAACTTGGAAGCAATGTTAGGGCTGTTTCTAGCAGCAGACGGAAAACCTTTGCCACACTACAGTAAATCCAAATCTGAAAGTGCTTTAAGTAGATTTTTGAATACCTATAAATGGCCTACTCGCAAGCTAATTCGCCATCTTCGCCAACAGGCAATTGAGCAAGTTAACAGTCATTGTCCATTGGGAAGAAAAGCGTTTCTACAAGTAATAATTGACCTGACAACTTTAGAGAAATGTGGTCAATTTAAAGCATTTAAAAATCTAATAACCGTTTACAACGGGAAACGAGGCTTGCATATAGTAGTTTTATATTTGGTAGTTGGACAATGGCGTATACCCTGGAATTTTCGTGTCTGGAGAGGTAAAGGGACGGCTAGTCCGTCTCAAATAGCATTACGAATGGTACGTCATTTACCCAAAGATTTAACCAAACGATTTCGGGTAAAAATTCTCGCTGATACTGCTTTTGGTACTAAGGATTTTATCAACAATCTTCGGAAACTAAAATATCATGCTGTTATTGGTATTGGTTGTAATCGCAAGTTGGTTAATGGTTATCCAGTTAAACTTCTACATCGTCGAGGACAACAAGTCCGACTTGTTGGATTAGATTTCCCTGTTACTCTTTCTTGGTATTACTTCAAACGCGATAATGGTCAGTTTGTTAAAAGATATGTTATCTCTACACAACCTCTTAAAGCCAGTACTATTTCCTGGTGGGGTAAACGCCGTTGGAAAATTGAAGGTTGGTTTAAAACTGCTAAATATCGCTTTGGTTTAGATAGATTTGGACAAGGTACTCTTTTAGGAATTTATCGTTGGTTAGTCTTGTCTATTACTGCCTATTTATTAGCATATTGGACGTATCTTTCATCCTGTTTCCCTGATTCTTTAGACTGGGGTCAAGCTGCTTTCCTTGCACTATCTACTTTTTTACCTCATTTAGTCTTGTCTTTATTGCTACTAGACATTGAACGGCTTCGGCCCTTAGCACTTAGTCATGGAATTGACATTACTATTTCCAGGTGCAAGATATGA
- a CDS encoding SDR family oxidoreductase codes for MSKFILITGISKGLGYAMTEGFIQQGHTVIGCARSSDAIDKIRQKFSAPNDFTSVDVANEQLVKKWAQDVLQKYSPPDILINNAAITNYLAPLWEIPSEEFSDLIDINIKGVANIIRHFVPAMVKNKRGIIVNFSSGWGRSTIIGYLKLKQLLEK; via the coding sequence ATGAGTAAGTTCATCTTAATTACAGGCATAAGTAAAGGTCTAGGTTATGCGATGACCGAGGGTTTTATTCAACAGGGACATACTGTTATTGGTTGCGCCCGTTCATCAGACGCAATCGATAAAATACGCCAAAAGTTTAGTGCGCCCAACGATTTTACATCTGTAGATGTGGCAAATGAACAACTTGTAAAAAAATGGGCCCAAGACGTACTTCAAAAATATTCACCGCCAGATATATTAATTAATAATGCGGCAATTACCAATTATCTAGCACCTTTGTGGGAAATACCATCTGAAGAATTTTCGGATTTAATAGATATCAATATCAAAGGAGTAGCAAATATAATTCGCCATTTCGTACCAGCAATGGTGAAAAACAAACGGGGTATTATTGTTAACTTTAGTTCTGGCTGGGGACGTTCGACTATTATTGGTTACTTGAAATTAAAACAGTTGTTGGAGAAGTAA
- a CDS encoding GUN4 domain-containing protein, whose product MLTRKQKQLVTYKSITIYEKYYKFPTLKNPKLKKVQRKIRKCQNLIKEGTKYYSYFWGIIKWKKEISQGETLAKVKLLITDYIQLLDFLENYKNSYQNFLLNFIDDWKNLFRQKYYEIRKVNEERSKLEIKNNKDSQIIEKLKWEEEENLKSILLLSNTNFLILEKVKILIEGIKNLAEDTKNQKQAIQKILKDIEVYQEIYEYQVRATKIRQEIAKIAETAINLEKSLQDYFSPFQSLIDDVVKVDADFYAIVGEIQNLASSTLNSQVNLLTRQDTSTMSHDILNLLVASYDKKDRLKDAFLQSQLLDLQVHDFDLSKDNITLNQAIYLISNYISTQLVAQKKVLGIEETDIVPDYSQNFIEKIELAEQPNIDIEHPIEFKNNWNIDYSKLQNLLTQHKWQEADIETAQLMLQVMSKNDWNEVYKQDILNFSCEAFHKIDQLWQQYSHGYFGFSVQQSIWNEIGGQIDYETEKRLGDRLGWRKEGNWLNYDQLTFKLSPTTPMGHLPVKWLHYDQNILDIFPHSSTTPLSMAAWRVGSWLVWQMHLFFTRAKTCHETLP is encoded by the coding sequence ATGCTAACTAGAAAGCAAAAACAATTAGTTACTTATAAATCTATTACGATTTATGAAAAATATTACAAATTTCCTACCTTAAAAAATCCCAAACTAAAAAAAGTTCAAAGAAAAATTAGAAAATGCCAAAACTTAATTAAAGAAGGTACTAAATATTATTCTTATTTTTGGGGAATAATCAAATGGAAAAAGGAAATTAGTCAAGGAGAAACCTTAGCAAAGGTTAAATTATTAATTACAGATTATATTCAACTTCTGGATTTTTTAGAAAATTATAAAAACAGTTATCAAAATTTTTTATTAAATTTTATAGATGACTGGAAAAATTTGTTTCGCCAAAAATATTATGAAATTAGAAAAGTCAATGAAGAAAGAAGTAAGTTAGAGATAAAGAATAATAAAGATTCTCAAATAATTGAAAAGTTAAAATGGGAAGAAGAAGAGAATTTAAAATCTATTTTGTTGTTAAGTAATACTAACTTTTTAATATTAGAAAAAGTAAAAATACTCATTGAAGGAATTAAAAATTTAGCGGAAGATACCAAAAATCAAAAGCAAGCTATTCAGAAAATACTTAAAGATATAGAGGTGTATCAAGAAATTTATGAATACCAAGTCAGAGCTACAAAAATTCGTCAAGAAATCGCAAAAATAGCTGAAACAGCAATTAATCTAGAAAAGTCTCTACAAGATTACTTTAGTCCGTTTCAATCTTTAATAGATGATGTAGTAAAAGTAGATGCAGATTTTTACGCAATTGTAGGAGAAATACAGAATTTAGCAAGCAGTACTCTAAATTCTCAAGTTAATTTATTAACGAGACAAGATACTAGTACAATGTCTCATGACATACTCAATTTATTAGTGGCAAGTTATGATAAAAAAGATAGACTGAAAGATGCTTTTCTTCAGTCACAATTATTAGATTTACAGGTTCATGACTTTGATTTAAGTAAAGATAATATAACTTTAAATCAAGCGATTTACCTCATATCTAATTATATTTCTACTCAACTGGTTGCTCAAAAGAAAGTGCTAGGGATAGAAGAAACAGATATTGTTCCTGATTATTCTCAGAATTTTATCGAAAAAATAGAATTGGCGGAACAACCTAATATTGATATTGAGCATCCTATAGAGTTTAAAAATAATTGGAATATTGATTACAGTAAATTGCAAAACCTTCTTACACAGCATAAGTGGCAAGAAGCTGATATTGAAACAGCTCAATTAATGCTACAAGTCATGAGTAAAAATGATTGGAATGAAGTTTATAAACAGGATATTCTTAACTTTTCATGTGAAGCTTTTCATAAAATTGATCAACTTTGGCAACAATACAGTCATGGTTACTTTGGGTTTAGTGTTCAGCAAAGTATTTGGAACGAAATAGGCGGTCAAATAGATTATGAAACAGAAAAAAGACTTGGCGATCGCCTGGGTTGGCGAAAAGAGGGAAACTGGTTAAATTACGACCAATTAACTTTTAAATTATCCCCGACGACACCGATGGGACATTTACCAGTTAAATGGTTACATTATGACCAAAATATATTAGATATATTCCCACATTCATCTACAACCCCCCTGTCAATGGCAGCTTGGCGAGTTGGATCTTGGCTAGTATGGCAGATGCATTTATTTTTTACTCGTGCCAAAACCTGTCACGAAACTTTACCATGA